The genomic window TCATTCTTAACATGCAGAAAAAGGTATCCTAGGTAGAAAATCAGGGGCTAACACGCATGGGAGCTTGTAAATCTACAAACATTGCAATATTTCCTTGATTTGTATTTTCACAGCACACCTGCCAGCAACATAACTTCTTCCTATTCTGGCCATTCAATTTTATGAGTTCCAGCCTCACCTTTCAGACTCTGCGTTAATTAGGTTGCACATCCTACCATAATCGATACTCTAAATTCCTCATCACATTTGGAATGCTAACTGAACATTTAACCATCCTTCTATTCAAGGTGAAGCATTTGAATGTGATTTTAAAGACTTGAAGCAAGCATAATTAGGAGTATTTGAGCAGAGACATGAACAGAAGTTGGTTTCCATTCAAATTCTCTAGACCTGCCACATCTAGACCTTACCCTGACTTCCTTGATGGAAGACATTTCTCTTCCCTATAAAGTAGGCTGGAATTGGATAATGAAAAGCCAATGCATGGGCAATTATAGGATCAGGATGCCTTTTTACTCTGCCATCACTCTCAGAAAGTGATCGACCCAATTATACTAAAGATCTGAAACTTGGGATGAGATTTTCACTTCAAATTTCAAAGATACTTTAACAATGTCCTCATCAACAAACCAACCTAGAGTTCACATCGAGGACAGTTGACTGGTCCAAATAGTCATCCAAACCAGTTCAATAATTAGATGACGAATACACTTATGTGATTGAAGGCATCACCAGAACTGCAAATCCTCCTAATCCCAGGAACTGAAAAGTTATAATCCAAGAAATTATAAAGTTTATTAGGTGGTATTTTGCTACTGTAATAGCCATCATTTGCCAAAACCATCATCTGTTGCAAATTCCAATATCATTTTCCTTGGAACCTGGAACCAAGAATGTCCAACATTCAACAAGTACTGAACTCTCTTACACAAAGTTTCAGGACAAAGCTCTCCTCAAAATTTCTTGCAGATCATCCTAGTTGTGTGATTTCCTTTGATCCTCCATataatataagtatatatatggcCTCATATAGAAGTCCCTTTTTTGGTAGATATACTATCATTAGtcataaagaaagaagaaagtaTTCACCatttatagtaaataatttattttaagttAAGAAAGTTTCCTGAATaaagaaatataaaatttatacagGAAAGAGACTCCACCAAAATTTGCCAAGCCTCAGACTGCCACCCAAAGAGGGCATATGACCTGCTTCCTTGTCCATCCCTCTGATCGCATACTTCTTTGACTCTAGTTTAGCAAAAGGAATTGTAACATAACGAAATACAAAAAAGCATGGATTTGAGATTTCAGTGAATATTTATAAAGCAAATCAATAACAGGCTATCATAAAGGAGCAGCATCCTCAGCTTTAATCAAATAAAGAGCATATGGCAATGATAAGAAAAATTAGAACAAACTTCTATTGCATGATACAACACTAATTCTACTTCCTCGCATATATAAGAATATAACAAAGATTTTGATTGAAGAAGAAAATGTCCAAAAGTGTCAGATTTGCAATGTGCATTTCTTTTGAGAATGCCCCAGAAGATGACATCGGCCGCACTGAACAACTCGCTTTGGGCGTTTTAAACTTTCTATCCGAAGAACCTTCTTTTTGGGCCGGCCGGGTGGCCGACGAATCTTAGGAGGGCGTATAATAATATCTGCTTTGTTACATCCACCTTCTGTTCCCTCACCTGATTCCTTCCAAAGATTTCTATCTGGAATGGGATATATCATTTGTGAATAGGCCTCTCTGTATTTCCTAATGCTGAAACACTCTTGAGCATAGAGCCGGACATCTTCACCACAAGATAGAAGTGCAGCAGCCGCATGCGCGCATGGGATACCATAGATTTGCCACCGACGACATGAGCAACACCGGCTCTGTATATCAACAATATTTGTTCTTTCAGATGATACAATCTCAAACTCCACTTTATTTGCACGCAGGACTTGATAACAACGTGAATCAGCAATAGCTTCTGAAATAAGCTTCTCAGCAGAGGGAACAAGAACAGAGGAACATGACATTCCCATATTGCGACGATCATTAAACCAAGCAGTTAATTGATAGCGTATGTGTTCCATCATTTGCACGATGGGAAGCTCATGGCCATCAAGGGCCCAATTATACAATATCTCTGTAATTCCGAGAGTGAAGTGACCATAACGTACCCCTTCAAAGTATGCAACAGCCCAGAGATTAGGTGGAAAGAGATGGAACCAAGGCATAACATCTTGAACTTCCATCATCTCAGCTACCTTTGCCTCAAATTCAGCTGCAGTGAGAGCATAAACAGCATTCCAAAAGAGGTTgactaattttgaatttttgaactcATCACGGAAGCTCTCACTTACATAACGCAGGCAGAATCCATGAAAAGCAGTGGGGAAATGGGTTTCAACtgcttccacaatgcctttctgTCTCTCGGACAATATTGTTAATACAGGCATCTTGTCTGTATTAACTCCAAGGAGCTTCCGCAATTCTGATAGAAACCACATCCAATTTTCGTCGCTCTCTGCATCCACAATAGCAAATGCCAATGGATATAGTGTGTCATCAGCATCAACAGCTGAGGCACAAAGCAAACTTCCAAGGTATTTTCCTTTAAGATGAACCCTATCAAGTTCCAATAGTGGTCGGCAAGCATGCAGAAAACCATAGATTGATGCACGGTAGGAGGTAAACAGACGATGGAAACTGTTTTCTGGACCGGTTGCATAAACTAATGCAATGCTCCCAGGATTTGTTCTCTTTATTTGTTCACAGTATGCTGGAAGAAAGCGATATCCATCCTCAAGAGTGCCATGAACTGCAGCCATGCTTCGCTCTTTCCCACGCCAAGCTTGCATGTAAGACACAGCAACCCCATGCTGTTCACGGATATCTTGCAATATCTCCTTTGGTTTGTATTGTGGATTATCTCTTAGTCGGGCCTCCACGGATCTGGCAACCCAACCCACGGTGGCTTGCTGGTGATGAAGACCGCGAACTCCTTCACACGTATGCTCCCCATGCAAGGTCCTGATTGAGAAAGTAGCGACACCAGGACACTTTGCCACATGAACTCGCCAAGGGCATCCTTCCTTGGAGCACTTGGCTATGAATCGGCTCCTATCAGATTTCACTATCCGAAGATCAAAATGTAAAGCAATAGCAATATCTTTAAGTGTTCTTCTGCAGGCTTCCACATCCGGGAACTCCTGGCCAATGACAAGAGAATGGTCTGGAACAACTAGATTATGATCCTGATGGGCTAATGAGTGGCCAGCCATGAAACAACTATagctatccttttttttttcctcagaaTCAACCAATCAAGCAATAAACAATAATTGCATAATGACAACTAACCCAGCTCATCCAAGGCATCTTATATCAGAACATTACCACACTTGGAGCCATTAGTGGCAATCATCTGGTATCTAAGAACCGATCAAGTTAGACCTGAACATAATGGGGAAAAAGATAGTCTTTTAATCTACCCATCAAAATATACAATACAATTTGTATGTTGAAAGTTtatgatcagatctaatatattcCTTGTCCACGCAATTGCTTATGCTAGACTAAGCTCACAGTGAAGTGGATCGGTAAAAGAAATTTAGAATGCAACAtaattatctgaaaaataaggGCACTGCAGCAAGAAACACAGCCAGAACGAAAGAAAGGTGAAAAAAATTAGGTAACCGAGTGTAAATTCCAGCAAGCCTGGTCTCAAAAAGTACGTTACGAGAGCAAACATCCATTTTTCTAAAAGGTACCACCTAATCCCGCTCAAATCCAGACAAAGCTAGAAATTTAGGACCGGAAAACCCAGCAAAGCTTTCAGGGGCAAGCATGGACCCTAGATCACAGCTACAATCCACTCCCCCAACGAGGACAATAACATCATCCCGTCAGAAAATAACAACAAATTATAGCGCTGGAGAGAAGAACGAATCCATACCGATGCGGCACGAACACCCAAAAGAGAGAAGATCGAAGATCGAACTCCAAGCAGCGCAAGAGGGATCGCGAAGGCGCAACAGAGTGAGATCGATGGATCAAAACCCCAGGAGAACCAAATTGGCGACGCAATCAAGCGAGAAATTCTTCGATCTACTTCGATTCTTGCGGGGTTTCTGGGCTGCCGACGAGCGAAGCCGAAGGGGTCGGTAGAAGCCagaaggagggggggaggggGATGAAAGGTACAAAGGGGGAAGCCGTGGAGAAGGGGCATGGATTCGTACTGCGGAGTTGGTTTGCGGAAATACCCTTGCGAGCAGCATATATTTACGCTGCCAAATTAGGATTGGGTACAAGAGCATAGTCTCACACTGAACTTAGGAGCCGACAACGCTCTTAAAAAGATGTCCATGTTTTCTTTGTCCAAGTTTATCTCACGCACGCCAtcaatgataatataataatatattataattataatataatatttttaaaatatagatttatttaattttgatctaTACTACATTAATGCAAGGGAGTTCTGAGTTCTGAGAACAAATCATGTTTTATCCTTTTTCTAATTATCGGTCCTAAAACatcatttcttctcctttttttttttttttacttgctcCTAAACAAATAAACACTCCATTTCTAATCCCTAACACATAAAGGAAGTTGGAAGGAAAATAGCATAAAGAATGTGATCTCTTAATTtgttagaatatatttatttaaagatATTTATAAGAGAGTGTCCATTGCCAAGGAtttgttataaaaaatagataaatagaGATCATCAAATCTTGTGCTGATTGAGTTTATGCACATAGTAACAGATCTTGCTTCAGGTGGGCCATCGTCCCTCATCACGCTGGCCCAATGCCTATTGACGGCCCCAATTGCTTCCTCATCGTGCTGAAGCCTTGGTGAAAAGAAAAGAGTATAAAAAGCGAGAAGGCGAAGGATCCAAGTTGGGTTTTGGGGCGCACGGAATACTTCGAGAATGATAGGGATCTCTGCCTCTCCGACGGTAGAAACTAGCCGTTGCCATTCCGCTCTTCTCCTCCCGCTCCCATCTCTCAGAACTCGTCTCCCTCCGAACCTAAAGCCCAGGACGAGCCTCGCACGATCCGGTGGCAGACGAGGCGTACGGTGCAGTAGCAGCGGGCCACCAAGCCCGGGTTCAGGTAATATGCAAACCATTTCctcctccatctcctcctcaagcCCTCTCTTTGATTAATTTTGGCTGGTGATGTGTTGTTTGTCATGTTTGTCGACTCCCATATCCTTTTGCTCGTCGGTGGTGGGCTGCTTTTTCTTCGTCGTCCAAGGTTTTGAGAAATTCATTCGGTGCCAAGGTTATTCAAGCAGCATAATTAGTAATCTCACTATAAAGATCCGGTATCCGATGTTCCCAAGACGATGGGCATCTGTTTGAGAATCTGAACAAATTATTTCGAGATATCAGTCCAGTTTCGGTCAGAATATGGTATTAGCATCAAAGCCTGTCGAACATTAGGGATAATCTACTCCAGAGCCCCTTACCGGGGCGCAAAGAAATATATGAGAAGAATAGTAAATTTCTATTCACATATAGTAAATTTCTAGGTTTAGGAAACAGAGGCTTCACTCTGGTACTGCCgcaacaaatcccaaaatcaaccCTTGTATTAGGGGGTCCATCTTGCAATTGATGCTCACTTTTAACTAGCCATCATTTGGATTGAATCACCTCAATGAAATTAATTAAGAATGTACTATAGGCTTTCTGAATTCCTGGTGTCCTCAAAAAAAAggagattgttagagaacaaggtTCCTCATTGACGTTGCAGCTTATGTTTCTATGGCCATTCCAGTTATAAATTCAATTTGATGAACTTATGCCATCAAAAGGTTGACTCAAGGCAGACAGGACTGGACATGAGGTTAAAGAAATAGATAGAGTGAAAGACAATTTGATGATTAGAAATAGGATTTTTTTCCTGATTCAAACAAGGGTGCATCAGCTTGACATATTGAGTATTTGATCACATAGAGGCTCTCCATGCAGTCTGATCAAGGTGAAATTGTGCTCTTTTCCAATGAATAAACAAAGTTTTACGGTGTTCAAGGGTAGTTAGTAATATCTAAAtgtgccattcataatattttgtgaatatatattatGATCGATCTTTTAAATGAATCTTGTTCAGGTCGGATTAGTGTCTGGAAGCTAAATGTTGGTTCCAGGTTTGGCCTGGGAAAGTcctacagttttttttttttttttggtttgcacTTTGGGAATTGTGGTGATTCATAAATGTTTAGATACCAGAATTATCGGAAtgcaatttttgaaagaaaataaggaTGATATGATTAACATCAGGGATCTTATAACAGTGCTAGACTAAGAAAGAGAAAGAGCTGTGATTTACATGATGATGTTGTCCTGTAAGAGCTTCATATGGATGTTGATTGAAGAATCATTGTTTAAAGTAGAGTCTGATTTTGTCAGTAAAAGTTGCATTGAGAAAATTAGTACAAAACATGCTTTCTTCCACTGTGGTAGGATAAAATATGGATGATAGGATCGAATAAAAGGTACACAAGATTGGATCTCAGATTCAGCGAGTCACATGAATGAGTTTAAGTGAGATCAAACAAACAATTAAACAACTTGTTTGCTTGATGATCAAAATCTCAAATTGAAATTATTCTTTTTTCATATAACAAGGATGTCTATTTGATGCATATTTCAAGTGGTGTCTTGTATCAGTCTATGTCAGCTGGCATGCACTGTGTTGGGCAAGTATTGACACCTAGCATGGGGTTGTCATGGCACCTATAAGgtctttttttaatttcttttcatTGAAATAATCTCTATTATGTCTTTGTATAGTCATATTTATTTTGTNNNNNNNNNNNNNNNNNNNNNNNNNNNNNNNNNNNNNNNNNNNNNNNNNNNNNNNNNNNNNNNNNNNNNNNNNNNNNNNNNNNNNNNNNNNNNNNNNNNNAGCCTATCAAGGGTGTAGAGACCctcctgagtcggtcggtcgatagtcgcatccggaagaagatcaagtaaaacaaaacgttcgttaAACTTCTATTatccacaaaaattctttttacatcatagttcgctattgttgccgagacaacaacagcatcgtcgtggggagtctggatgccccgaacatcttcttctgtaaaagtaattgcGTCGTCCGGGCACGGCTTCTTTGTCGGCTCCCgtccagcagacgtccccgggcccagtcgtttgaaaatcatattgatgaccccgaccgtaggctgattagtcgtcgcttcttcagtcggctggggtcgtcggtcggcaacggGTTGAGTCGGCGGATTCCTCCGGAATTTATCGAGATATCTCCGgcagatgagagcttcgatctcatccttgagctggatgcactgctcggtattgtggccgtggccccagtggaatcggcagtacttccgtcagtcgaggccctttgccttcagaggcagaggtcgtcgcaggtactcttcccctttgatctccatcaaaatctgcgcatgaggagcagagagaggagtgtaggagtcgtacctggggTGTGTCGGCCTTGGGCTCCACCGTCGGGGCGACCTTTGGTTCCGCtgtgggggtgagacccgacaTCGGTCGGGGGCCTATTGGGCAcggcagggtcccgacccttccttcgcttctccttcgggcctttgggctcggccaagcgccgGTCGGAGGCTTCTTCATCCgcgtgcatgtacttgtacgcgcgctccaatagTTTGGCATACGTccgagggagggtcttgtccaggctgtaggtgaatcgggacgccctcagcccgcgcttcatggccgagatggccatatcttcgttgaggtctcgaacctcaagcgtggccgcattgaatcgcgttacgaagtgtcagagcgtctcattttctccctgcttgagggagaaaaggctgtccgaagtTCATAGCGGCTTCCAACTAGTGCTGAAGTGGACCACGAATGAGTGCTCGAACTGCCCAAaagagtggatactttccgatcgaagatcggagtaccaggccctggcagctttgcggagcgtgacggggaagtcgatgcaaaggagagcgtcgttgccccttgaatcgtcatgagagctttgtagctctccaggtggtcgattgggtcgatagagccgtcgtaaggctccacgtgcggcatcttgaaccgactggagatcggttcatcgaggatgagtcgggagagaggttggacggtctggaagtcgacgtcatttgaagacttctgcccgtccacctgcagctgggcaagccgatggtcgatttcctcgaacctgcattcgtagtcgtcgatccgtcggtgctgggagactccaggagtggagtctctggaagagtccgagagagaggcggacggtgttcacggtcgcttctccttccttgcttgttccagttgggaaggagaaggccgtCGAGACCGATGGGTGTCGTGTCGcagccgtccctcctcctctcggtaGGAGCACTGTGGCAGGCGCTCCTGCGGAGGCGATGGAGACTGATGcggacgtcggcggctgctcctggagggcatcggacgtgctgcCGGTTGCCCAGCCGGTGAAGGCGACAGTCGGACCGGTTGTTGCTGAAgatttttgaccgcatccgtcagcacagtcatctgccgcacgatcgctgcgatctgcgcctccgtggtcaccgcgggatgcGAAGAGCTagattccgccatggagggtggaggagaggcctcttcccggcgggaagagtgcctcaccgatccagtgaccctcgatcgctgagctcttgtctttgtcatcttggaAGATGTTTTAAGTTCCGTGGAGGTCGCAATCCCTGGTGCTGTCAATGAAGCACTAACTTGTCACTGCGCCCCCCCTACCTGGCTCgccaatctattgcggccaatc from Elaeis guineensis isolate ETL-2024a chromosome 4, EG11, whole genome shotgun sequence includes these protein-coding regions:
- the LOC105044219 gene encoding uncharacterized protein, whose product is MAGHSLAHQDHNLVVPDHSLVIGQEFPDVEACRRTLKDIAIALHFDLRIVKSDRSRFIAKCSKEGCPWRVHVAKCPGVATFSIRTLHGEHTCEGVRGLHHQQATVGWVARSVEARLRDNPQYKPKEILQDIREQHGVAVSYMQAWRGKERSMAAVHGTLEDGYRFLPAYCEQIKRTNPGSIALVYATGPENSFHRLFTSYRASIYGFLHACRPLLELDRVHLKGKYLGSLLCASAVDADDTLYPLAFAIVDAESDENWMWFLSELRKLLGVNTDKMPVLTILSERQKGIVEAVETHFPTAFHGFCLRYVSESFRDEFKNSKLVNLFWNAVYALTAAEFEAKVAEMMEVQDVMPWFHLFPPNLWAVAYFEGVRYGHFTLGITEILYNWALDGHELPIVQMMEHIRYQLTAWFNDRRNMGMSCSSVLVPSAEKLISEAIADSRCYQVLRANKVEFEIVSSERTNIVDIQSRCCSCRRWQIYGIPCAHAAAALLSCGEDVRLYAQECFSIRKYREAYSQMIYPIPDRNLWKESGEGTEGGCNKADIIIRPPKIRRPPGRPKKKVLRIESLKRPKRVVQCGRCHLLGHSQKKCTLQI